In Camelina sativa cultivar DH55 chromosome 17, Cs, whole genome shotgun sequence, the genomic stretch AtactaataatttatatatatgcagacCAAGATGATTGCAAAGAACCCAATGTCTGTGAAGAAGGCACTTGTGTTAACATGCCGGGAGGCTACAGATGCGAGCCCAAGCCCGAGATAATCAAGCCGGCCAGATCCCTCGTGCTACAAGGTGAGTTCCAATGGCAACCTTGCACTATCATACTACAAGGCAGAGCATGAAGTAGTATAGTTTATGTTTCTCTTCGTTGTTGCAGGGGTTCTTATAGGTCTATTGGGACTATTGTTTTTAGTTGTTGGGATACTCGGATTGGTCATACTTATAAGAAAGCGAAGGAGGGTCATCAGTAGCAGGAAGTTCTTCAGACGTAATGGAGGCTTGTTGTTAAAACAACAACTAACTACTACAAATGACGGTAATGTAGAGATGTCGAGGATATTTAGCTCAGAAGAGTTGAAGAAAGCCACCGATAACTTTAGCGTGAAGAGGGTGCTTGGGAAAGGCAGTCAAGGAACTGTGTATAAGGGCATGCTGGTTGATGGCAAGATCATTGCGGTTAAAAGATCCAAAGTTGTCGATGAAGATATGCTGGAAAACTTCATCAATGAGATCATCCTTCTTTCACAGATTAACCACAGGAATATTGTGAAACTCTTGGGATGTTGCCTGGAAACAGAGGTTCCAATCTTGGTTTATGAATACGTTCCCAACGGTGATATGTTCAAGCGCCTTCATGATGAATCCGAGGATTATGCGATGACTTGGGAAGCGCGTCTTCGCATAGCCATAGAGATCGCGGGAGCTCTTTCATACATGCACTCAGCTGCATCCTTTCCAATATACCACAGAGATATCAAGACTACCAATATCCTATTGGATGAAAAATACGGAGCTAAGGTTTCTGATTTCGGAACTTCAAGATCAGTAACCATTGATCAAACTCATCTGACAACACTGGTTGCAGGAACGTTTGGGTACATGGATCCAGAGTACTTCCTATCAAGCCAATATACTGACAAGAGTGATGTTTACAGTTTCGGGGTTGTCCTGGTAGAGCTCATAACCGGAGAAAAACCGTTATCCCGAATCCGTGCTGAGGAAGGAAGGGGGTTGGCAACTCATTTTCTCGAGGCCATGAAAGAAAACAGAGTGATTGACATCATTGATATTCGGATCAAAGATGAAAGCAACCTTAACCAACTGACGGCAGTGGCAAAACTTGCTCGAAAATGTCTTAGCCGGAAAGGAAGTAAAAGACCAAACATGAGAGAGGCTTCAAGTGAGCTGGAGAGGATCCGTTCATCACCTGAAGATTTAGAAGCCCATTTCGAAAACAATGATGAAGAGGACCAACCCGTCGAGATCAACAGAGAATGATTTTCGGAGGTGTGTTGCAAGACTGTTCCAACCCTTATGTTCAGTGAATCCCTAAAGTTTAGACGAACATGGTGACAAGATAAGAAAAAGATCACTCATCAATATTTATCCACGAAGTGTATATTTAAATgtcaaagtttatatatatgtactttcaaaatgaatataatcgctgaaaagaaaccaaacttaCTTGTCTAGTAGCAATTACTAAGTTGTCAACGATATGTCAGCAAATGTTGACTTCTAGCAATGTTGCTTCGGCCAGCAATCTCAGAGTCTAAACCTGTTTGGTTACAAATCATATCCCGCTGCAATCATTATCATCATTCCCCTGGTAAGCATTCCCAAAGATACATAAATGCATGGTGTTAC encodes the following:
- the LOC104755930 gene encoding wall-associated receptor kinase-like 5 isoform X1; the encoded protein is MKTKNYRFLWIAVCVLTLFMNGSSAATPTPPNSNNASASCNRSCGGISIPFPFGIGGKDCYLNGWYEVICNSTTTSESNTTTVPFLSMINREVVNISLPDYKPHGVVHIKGPVTSLGFSSNTTSQGPKKSLPDLNFTGRGSPYFLTDENRLFAVGCSTKALVTDTESEILGCESSCEGTKSIQQVSTSTCDGYKCCQARIPVERPQVLGVNIDATGGEGCKVAFLSSKRYSPSNVTEPEQFHADAYAVVELGWYFDTSNPRFRSPFGCTNLTYHRSYSSGDSCLCEYGYFSKMSYRNCYCSLGFTGNPYLRGGCIDQDDCKEPNVCEEGTCVNMPGGYRCEPKPEIIKPARSLVLQGVLIGLLGLLFLVVGILGLVILIRKRRRVISSRKFFRRNGGLLLKQQLTTTNDGNVEMSRIFSSEELKKATDNFSVKRVLGKGSQGTVYKGMLVDGKIIAVKRSKVVDEDMLENFINEIILLSQINHRNIVKLLGCCLETEVPILVYEYVPNGDMFKRLHDESEDYAMTWEARLRIAIEIAGALSYMHSAASFPIYHRDIKTTNILLDEKYGAKVSDFGTSRSVTIDQTHLTTLVAGTFGYMDPEYFLSSQYTDKSDVYSFGVVLVELITGEKPLSRIRAEEGRGLATHFLEAMKENRVIDIIDIRIKDESNLNQLTAVAKLARKCLSRKGSKRPNMREASSELERIRSSPEDLEAHFENNDEEDQPVEINRE